From Sporosarcina sp. Te-1, the proteins below share one genomic window:
- a CDS encoding FtsX-like permease family protein: MTLFELALKNIRRNMKSYSLYIGSTVFSILIYFTFATLKYSEDISGMAETSKQIQGVMGASAFVLMIFVAIFIIYSNSFFMKKRKKEVALYSLLGVRKKSIGFLLFFENMVIGLFSLVVGVVLGFLLSRLLLTILLKLMDLNIVAGFAFSLNALLNTCIVFFIIFLFTSLMGYRIIYRFKLIDLFHAEKKGEEVPKVRVITAIVGVGALAAAYYLALQDLSESQAWRVLGLAMPIVIIALTVIGSYLLFHSVLIYVLSALKGNPNWAWKGLHMMTASQLLYRIRGNAKTLTIITVLSATTITSGGAVFGVYYNAEKNVQSYTPYSFMWEGEKQIIDPAIVESEVSFRSKTVRVTNDLNEMEYVVINEAVFKSLAKNLNWPEMQKLEGDEVFAIDAFYDERWSDKLESVTINDTNYTVAAFYDKAVFNTGTLGGNALVVPNSLYNKIKSDEKLIQAVQVSDYKNQIAVSDRLAANTGNFSSAAADYKSAIGSLGALLFVGSFLGLVFLVATGSIIFFKMMTEAEEDKAKYAILHKIGVSNKDMKQTIRGQIGVIFAVPLLLGIIHGSVALAAVSKLLMMDFLVPVIIWMIAYTAIYAIYYFATVRSFTKIIKKGYLE, from the coding sequence ATGACGCTATTTGAGCTGGCGCTGAAAAACATCCGCCGCAATATGAAAAGTTATTCGCTTTACATTGGGTCAACTGTATTTTCCATCTTAATATACTTTACATTTGCCACATTGAAATATAGTGAAGATATTAGCGGGATGGCTGAAACGTCGAAGCAGATCCAAGGGGTTATGGGTGCCTCCGCATTCGTGCTCATGATTTTCGTGGCGATTTTCATCATCTATTCAAACTCTTTTTTTATGAAGAAGAGAAAGAAGGAAGTTGCGCTCTATTCCTTGTTAGGGGTGCGTAAAAAATCAATCGGCTTCCTTTTGTTTTTCGAAAACATGGTAATCGGCCTGTTTTCACTTGTTGTTGGTGTGGTTTTGGGATTTTTACTATCCCGTCTGTTGCTCACAATCCTTTTGAAGCTGATGGATCTCAACATCGTAGCTGGTTTCGCCTTTTCGCTTAATGCCCTTCTGAATACTTGTATCGTGTTCTTCATCATTTTCTTATTCACTTCATTGATGGGATATCGTATCATTTATCGTTTCAAGTTGATTGATCTGTTTCATGCGGAGAAAAAGGGCGAGGAAGTGCCGAAAGTGAGGGTAATCACAGCGATAGTAGGCGTAGGGGCATTGGCAGCTGCATACTATCTAGCTTTGCAGGATTTATCCGAATCGCAGGCATGGAGAGTGTTAGGTTTGGCGATGCCGATTGTGATTATTGCTTTGACAGTAATCGGCTCTTATCTGTTGTTCCATAGTGTGCTTATTTATGTGTTGTCTGCATTGAAAGGAAATCCCAATTGGGCTTGGAAAGGCCTGCATATGATGACAGCCTCGCAGTTACTTTATCGGATTAGGGGAAACGCGAAGACACTGACAATTATCACAGTATTGAGCGCAACGACGATTACTTCAGGCGGTGCGGTATTCGGGGTTTATTACAACGCAGAAAAAAATGTCCAGTCTTATACCCCCTATTCCTTTATGTGGGAAGGGGAGAAGCAGATTATTGACCCAGCCATCGTTGAATCAGAGGTTTCATTCCGTAGCAAGACGGTCCGTGTAACTAATGATTTAAATGAAATGGAATATGTTGTCATTAACGAGGCTGTTTTCAAATCATTGGCGAAGAACCTGAATTGGCCAGAAATGCAAAAGCTTGAGGGGGATGAAGTCTTCGCAATTGATGCTTTTTATGATGAACGCTGGTCCGATAAATTGGAATCTGTCACAATCAATGACACCAATTACACCGTTGCGGCATTTTACGATAAGGCAGTGTTCAATACCGGAACATTAGGTGGGAACGCTCTTGTAGTGCCGAACTCGTTGTATAACAAAATCAAGTCCGATGAAAAACTGATACAAGCTGTCCAAGTCAGTGATTATAAAAACCAGATCGCCGTATCGGACAGATTGGCAGCGAATACAGGAAACTTTTCAAGTGCGGCGGCGGACTATAAAAGTGCTATTGGATCATTAGGCGCGCTGCTTTTCGTAGGAAGCTTTTTAGGGCTTGTTTTTCTTGTCGCTACAGGTAGCATCATCTTCTTTAAAATGATGACGGAAGCTGAGGAGGATAAGGCAAAATACGCTATCCTTCATAAGATCGGTGTTTCGAACAAGGATATGAAACAAACAATCCGCGGACAGATTGGCGTCATTTTTGCCGTTCCGCTCCTTCTTGGCATTATTCATGGAAGCGTGGCACTCGCAGCGGTTTCCAAACTGTTAATGATGGACTTCCTTGTACCCGTTATTATATGGATGATCGCTTACACGGCAATTTATGCGATTTACTATTTTGCGACTGTTCGGAGCTTCACCAAAATCATCAAAAAAGGTTATTTGGAGTGA
- a CDS encoding YxeA family protein translates to MKKGMIITVTSVVLLTGIVLVLAKIDFNRMGKDNAYYQVPAPESIEETKLDSGEIMITYWYTGSAYKENGEEINVEFFASKELRHGAYLKLYLKKGAVVTSYEEVKLPDIPDKVKF, encoded by the coding sequence ATGAAAAAAGGAATGATCATCACGGTCACTAGTGTGGTTCTACTGACCGGGATTGTCCTTGTCTTGGCAAAAATAGATTTCAATCGAATGGGAAAAGACAATGCTTACTATCAAGTTCCGGCACCGGAGTCCATTGAAGAAACAAAATTAGACTCGGGAGAAATTATGATAACGTACTGGTATACCGGTTCCGCCTATAAGGAAAATGGTGAGGAGATAAATGTGGAGTTTTTCGCGTCAAAAGAGTTGAGGCACGGTGCGTACTTGAAGTTATATTTGAAAAAAGGTGCAGTCGTTACATCGTATGAAGAAGTGAAGCTGCCAGACATTCCGGATAAAGTAAAGTTTTAA
- the hutU gene encoding urocanate hydratase — protein sequence MKADTMDKVVQYRGTELNTKGWQQEAALRMLMNNLHPDVAEHPENLVVYGGIGKAARNWESFDAIVRSLKELENDETLLIQSGKPVVIFKTHANAPRVLIANSNIVPAYANWDTFHELDKKGLMMYGQMTAGSWIYIGSQGIVQGTYETFAELAKQHFGGSLKGTITLTAGLGGMGGAQPLAVTMAGGVCIGVEVDETRIDRRIDTRYTDVKTDSLDEAIRLAEEAKTEGRALSIGLLGNASDILPEMIARGFNPDVLTDQTSAHDPLNGYIPSGMSLAEAAELRDSNPDEYVKRSKASMAKHVSAMIDMMDKGAITFDYGNNIRQVAKDEGVERAFDFPGFVPAYIRPQFCEGKGPFRWVALSGDPEDIRKTDEVILREFSYNTHLCNWIKMAQEKIQFQGLPSRICWLGYGERARFGKIINDMVASGEISAPIVIGRDHLDSGSVASPNRETEAMKDGSDVVSDWPILNAMINAVGGATWISVHHGGGVGMGYSQHAGMVIVADGTKEAEARLERVLTTDPGMGIARHVDAGYDLAIKTAKEKGVRIPMLEGENS from the coding sequence ATGAAAGCGGATACAATGGATAAGGTTGTTCAATACAGGGGGACGGAATTGAATACGAAAGGCTGGCAGCAGGAGGCAGCGCTGCGGATGCTGATGAATAATTTGCATCCTGACGTGGCGGAGCATCCGGAGAATCTCGTTGTCTATGGCGGCATTGGAAAGGCAGCTCGGAATTGGGAGAGTTTCGACGCCATTGTCCGGTCGCTGAAGGAGTTGGAGAATGACGAGACATTGCTCATCCAGTCCGGAAAACCGGTCGTTATTTTCAAAACACATGCCAATGCGCCGCGTGTCTTAATTGCCAACTCGAACATCGTTCCAGCGTATGCGAATTGGGATACGTTCCATGAGCTCGATAAAAAAGGACTCATGATGTACGGCCAAATGACGGCGGGCAGCTGGATTTACATCGGTTCGCAAGGGATAGTACAAGGAACATATGAGACGTTTGCAGAACTCGCGAAGCAGCATTTCGGGGGCTCGCTAAAAGGAACCATCACGCTGACAGCTGGCCTTGGCGGTATGGGAGGCGCGCAGCCGCTTGCGGTGACGATGGCAGGCGGCGTCTGCATCGGGGTGGAAGTGGATGAAACACGGATCGATCGGCGGATTGATACAAGATACACAGATGTCAAGACGGATTCTCTTGATGAAGCGATCCGGCTTGCGGAAGAAGCGAAAACAGAGGGGAGAGCGTTGTCGATCGGCTTGCTTGGCAATGCGTCGGACATTCTTCCTGAAATGATTGCCCGTGGATTTAATCCCGATGTGCTGACTGACCAGACGTCGGCACACGATCCGCTTAATGGATACATTCCATCCGGCATGTCACTTGCAGAGGCAGCTGAGCTTCGTGATAGCAACCCGGATGAGTATGTGAAACGTTCGAAAGCGTCGATGGCGAAGCATGTGTCCGCCATGATCGACATGATGGATAAAGGTGCGATTACGTTTGACTATGGCAACAACATTCGCCAAGTAGCGAAGGATGAAGGGGTCGAGCGGGCATTTGATTTCCCGGGATTTGTTCCAGCTTATATCCGTCCGCAGTTCTGCGAAGGGAAAGGGCCGTTCCGTTGGGTGGCGTTATCCGGCGATCCGGAAGATATCCGCAAGACAGATGAAGTGATTTTGCGTGAATTTAGTTATAACACGCACCTGTGCAATTGGATCAAAATGGCGCAGGAGAAAATTCAGTTCCAAGGTCTGCCGTCCCGAATTTGCTGGCTCGGCTATGGCGAACGTGCGCGTTTCGGAAAAATCATTAATGACATGGTGGCGAGCGGTGAGATTAGTGCGCCGATTGTCATTGGACGCGACCACCTCGACTCCGGTTCTGTGGCATCGCCAAACCGGGAGACCGAGGCGATGAAAGACGGATCGGATGTCGTATCCGACTGGCCGATTTTGAACGCGATGATCAATGCGGTTGGCGGTGCCACATGGATTTCTGTTCATCACGGTGGCGGCGTTGGCATGGGGTATTCGCAGCACGCTGGAATGGTCATTGTGGCAGATGGAACGAAGGAAGCGGAAGCGCGTCTAGAGCGAGTCTTGACAACTGATCCAGGCATGGGTATCGCTCGTCATGTCGACGCAGGCTATGACCTCGCCATCAAAACGGCGAAGGAAAAAGGGGTTCGCATCCCGATGTTGGAAGGTGAGAATTCTTGA
- the hutI gene encoding imidazolonepropionase: MKPVWIKHAAQLATIQGENAPRKQQDMSNLGIIEDGSVWIEDGVIKAVGKTEELERIYGERSNEAEVVDATGRLVTPGLVDPHTHVVFGGSREREFEMRLEGATYMEIMNAGGGIHATTRMTREATEDDLVEQASKRLDSFLAHGVTTVEGKSGYGLDLETELKQLRAMKRLDELHPIDLVPTFMAAHAVPQEYKGNEDEYIDSIINDMLPVVAEEKLAVFHDVFCEVGVFTPEQSERILEAGKKYGLIPKIHADEIESYGGAELAANVGAISAEHLLKASDEGIRKMAEAGVIACLLPATALFLREEAAKGRQMVDEGVAVAISTDCNPGSSPTTSMPLVMNLACISMRLTPAEALVAATMNAACAIRMEEKVGSLEIGKQGDVVVWNVSNYQELQYLFGVNYVGQVWKKGKRVVG; this comes from the coding sequence TTGAAACCGGTTTGGATTAAACATGCAGCACAGTTAGCAACAATTCAGGGTGAAAATGCACCGAGGAAACAGCAGGACATGTCGAATCTTGGCATTATTGAGGATGGCAGTGTCTGGATCGAAGACGGTGTCATCAAGGCGGTTGGCAAGACGGAAGAATTGGAACGGATATATGGTGAACGTTCCAATGAAGCGGAAGTTGTCGATGCCACAGGGCGTCTCGTCACGCCAGGGCTTGTCGACCCGCATACACATGTCGTCTTCGGCGGCAGCCGGGAACGGGAATTTGAAATGCGTCTGGAAGGCGCTACGTACATGGAAATCATGAATGCAGGCGGCGGCATTCATGCAACAACGCGCATGACACGGGAAGCGACAGAGGATGATTTAGTTGAGCAAGCATCCAAACGTTTGGATTCTTTCTTGGCGCATGGGGTGACGACAGTGGAGGGGAAGAGCGGTTATGGGCTTGACCTCGAAACGGAACTGAAGCAGCTCCGGGCGATGAAGCGGCTGGATGAGCTTCACCCGATTGATCTTGTGCCGACATTCATGGCGGCGCATGCCGTCCCGCAAGAATATAAAGGGAATGAAGATGAATATATTGATAGCATCATAAACGACATGCTTCCGGTCGTGGCAGAGGAGAAACTCGCCGTGTTCCACGATGTATTCTGCGAAGTTGGCGTGTTCACACCGGAGCAGTCGGAACGGATTCTGGAAGCCGGGAAGAAATATGGGTTGATTCCAAAAATCCATGCCGATGAAATCGAATCGTATGGCGGAGCAGAGCTTGCTGCAAATGTCGGTGCGATTTCGGCGGAGCATTTATTGAAAGCGTCCGATGAAGGGATCCGGAAGATGGCGGAAGCCGGTGTTATCGCTTGTTTATTGCCTGCGACGGCGTTGTTTCTCAGGGAAGAAGCGGCGAAAGGGCGTCAAATGGTCGATGAAGGAGTAGCGGTTGCTATTTCGACAGATTGCAATCCAGGGTCATCGCCGACCACATCAATGCCGCTCGTCATGAATCTCGCTTGCATATCAATGCGTCTTACCCCAGCGGAAGCGCTTGTGGCTGCCACGATGAATGCGGCTTGCGCCATCCGTATGGAGGAGAAGGTCGGATCGTTGGAAATTGGCAAACAAGGCGATGTCGTCGTGTGGAATGTTTCCAACTATCAAGAATTGCAATATTTGTTCGGCGTGAACTACGTCGGCCAAGTGTGGAAAAAAGGGAAACGGGTTGTAGGGTAA